One Coffea arabica cultivar ET-39 chromosome 5e, Coffea Arabica ET-39 HiFi, whole genome shotgun sequence DNA segment encodes these proteins:
- the LOC113743330 gene encoding F-box protein MAX2 homolog B-like, whose product MATCQTTVNDLPDVILTNIIAAISDVRSRNAAALVCRKWLLQERSTRTSLTLRCNIRDLFFLPTCFRSVTDLDLSLLSPWGHPLLSPNTPTTTATFIAHVLHQAFPAVTSLTLYARNPSTIQLLARQWPCLKHIKLVRWHQRPPLGSGEELLALFQENTSIISLDLSSFYCWTDDVPAALVETSNLTILDLLNPSFSEGFKANEIMDITRSCPNLKVLRAACMFDPRYIGYVGDESLVSISVNCPKLSVLHLADTSALVNSRADPESEGLTPEDAMITVAALIELFSGLPSLEELALDVCNNVRDSGPALEMLKVKCPKLRSLKLGQFHGISVPIESKLDGVALCSGLESLSIRSVADLTDMGLIAIGRGCWRLAKFEVQGCNKITVNGMRTLASLLRRTLVDVKISCCKNLKASTSLKALEPVQDRIRRLHIDCIWDGVDQFDGIQYDVDLNGLDQGGASNQSDGYVNYFGDYDSEIMCSKKKRCRHSSDLNCSALQFNSSSGNGFCSNSWDRLQCLSLWIGVGELLTPLTAAGLEDCPNLEEIQIKVEGDCREWSKHKQSPFGLSTLVQYPRLTKMHLDCGDTIGYAQTAPSGQMDLSQWERFYLMGIGDLSLNELDYWPPQDRDVNQRSLSLPAAGLLQQCLTLRKLFIHGTAHEHFMNFFLRIPNLRDIQLREDYYPAPENDMSTEMRADSLGRFEASLNRRQISD is encoded by the coding sequence ATGGCCACTTGCCAAACAACCGTCAACGACCTTCCGGATGTGATCCTCACCAATATCATCGCCGCCATCTCCGACGTGCGGAGCCGCAACGCCGCCGCCTTAGTTTGCCGCAAATGGCTTCTTCAAGAGCGCTCCACCCGCACTTCCCTCACTCTCCGGTGCAACATCCGGGACCTTTTCTTCCTCCCTACTTGTTTCCGATCCGTAACTGACCTCGACCTCTCTTTGCTCTCTCCGTGGGGCCACCCCTTGTTATCCCCCAACACTCCCACCACCACCGCCACCTTCATAGCCCATGTTCTCCACCAAGCTTTCCCTGCAGTCACTTCCCTGACCCTCTACGCCAGAAACCCATCAACCATACAGCTCTTGGCTCGTCAATGGCCGTGTTTAAAGCATATTAAGCTCGTCCGCTGGCACCAGCGGCCCCCGTTGGGATCTGGGGAAGAATTGCTAGCTTTGTTTCAGGAGAACACATCAATCATTAGTCTTGATTTGTCCAGCTTTTATTGCTGGACGGATGATGTTCCCGCAGCTCTAGTTGAAACCTCAAACTTAACCATCCTTGATCTCCTGAACCCTTCATTTTCCGAAGGGTTCAAGGCTAATGAAATCATGGACATCACAAGATCATGTCCTAATTTGAAGGTACTTCGCGCGGCTTGTATGTTTGATCCTAGGTACATTGGATACGTTGGAGATGAGAGCTTGGTTTCGATTTCGGTTAATTGTCCTAAATTATCCGTGCTTCATTTGGCGGATACCTCGGCTTTGGTGAATTCCAGGGCAGATCCTGAGTCTGAGGGGCTTACTCCTGAGGATGCTATGATCACTGTGGCTGCCCTGATTGAGTTGTTCTCGGGGTTGCCATCGCTTGAAGAACTGGCTTTAGATGTTTGTAATAATGTGAGAGACAGTGGCCCTGCTTTGGAGATGCTGAAAGTGAAATGCCCCAAGTTGAGGTCACTCAAGTTAGGGCAGTTTCATGGGATCTCTGTGCCGATCGAGTCAAAGTTGGATGGGGTTGCGCTTTGTTCAGGGCTTGAATCTTTGTCAATTAGGAGTGTTGCGGACTTGACTGATATGGGTTTGATTGCTATTGGAAGAGGGTGCTGGAGATTGGCAAAGTTTGAAGTTCAGGGTTGTAATAAGATAACCGTGAATGGAATGAGGACTTTGGCTAGTTTGCTTCGAAGGACTTTGGTGGATGTCAAGATTTCTTGTTGTAAGAATCTGAAAGCATCAACGTCATTGAAAGCGTTAGAGCCGGTGCAGGATCGAATTAGGAGGCTCCACATTGACTGCATTTGGGATGGTGTAGATCAATTTGATGGGATTCAGTATGATGTTGATCTTAACGGATTGGATCAGGGTGGGGCATCGAACCAGTCGGATGGATATGTCAACTACTTTGGGGATTATGACAGTGAAATCATGTGCAGCAAGAAGAAGAGGTGCAGACACTCCTCTGATCTGAATTGCTCTGCTCTGCAATTTAACAGCAGCAGCGGTAATGGATTTTGTAGCAACTCATGGGACAGACTGCAATGTCTTTCACTTTGGATTGGCGTAGGTGAGCTTCTAACCCCATTGACTGCTGCTGGCCTTGAGGATTGTCCGAACCTGGAGGAGATCCAAATCAAGGTTGAAGGAGATTGCAGGGAATGGTCAAAACATAAACAGTCCCCCTTTGGGTTGAGCACTCTGGTGCAGTATCCTCGCTTAACCAAGATGCATTTGGATTGTGGAGACACCATAGGTTATGCACAGACTGCACCGTCTGGGCAGATGGATTTGAGCCAATGGGAACGATTTTACCTGATGGGAATAGGGGATTTAAGTCTCAATGAACTTGATTACTGGCCACCACAAGACAGGGATGTTAACCAGAGGAGTTTATCTCTGCCAGCAGCTGGACTGCTCCAGCAGTGTCTTACCCTTAGGAAACTTTTTATCCATGGGACGGCTCATGAACATTTCATGAATTTTTTCCTTAGAATCCCAAATCTCAGGGACATCCAGCTGAGGGAAGATTATTACCCGGCACCAGAGAATGATATGAGCACGGAAATGAGAGCAGATTCTTTAGGCCGTTTTGAAGCGTCTCTGAACAGACGCCAGATTTCTGACTGA